The Panthera leo isolate Ple1 chromosome A3, P.leo_Ple1_pat1.1, whole genome shotgun sequence genome contains the following window.
atttattgtcaaattggtttccatacaacacccagtgctcatcccaagaagtgctCTCTTCAatgccatcacccactttcccctaccccccacccaccatcaaccctcagtttgttctcagtatttaagagtttcttatggttttcctccctccctctctgtaacgttttcccctttcccctcccccatggttttctgatAAGTTTCTCAAtacccacatatgagtgaaattatatggtatccGTCttagactgacttatttcacttagtataataccctccagttccatctatgttgctgcaagtggccagatttcattctttttcattgtcaagtagtattccactgtatacaaaaactacatcttctttatccattcatcagttgatgggcatttaggctcttcccataatttagTTATTGTTGAAAGTTCTGTTATAAACATTGAGGCACATGTGTccctatgcaccagcactcctgtatcccttgggtaaattcctagcagtgctattgctgggtcatagggtaagtctatttttaattttttgaggaacctccacgctgttttccagggcagctgcaccagttggcattccaatcaacagtgcaagagggttcccgtttctctacatcttcaccagcatctatagcctcctgatttggtcattttagccactctgaccagcatgaggtggtatctcagtgtggtttttaatttgtatttccctgatgaggagtgatgtcgagcatcatttcatgtgtctattggacATTGGGatgctttctttggaaaaatgtctatccatgtcttctgttcatttcttcactggattatttgtttttcaggtgtggagtttggtgagttgtttatagattttggacactagccctttatccgatatgtcatttgcaaatatcttctcccactccatcagttgccctttagttttgttgattgtttcctttgtaatgcagaagctttttatcttcatgaagtcccaatagttcatttttgcttttagttcctttGCTTCTGGAGATGTgcctagtaagaaattgctgcggctgaggtcagagaggttttttcctgctttctcctctagggttttgatggtttcctgtctcacattcaggtcctttatctattttgagtttatttttgtgaatggtgtaagaaagtggtctagtttcatgtttctgcatgttgctgtccagttctcccagcaccatttgttaaagagactgtcttttttcaattggatattctttcttgctttgtcaaagattagttggccatacttttgtgggtccagttctggagtctccattctattccattggtctatgtgtctgtttttgtgccaataccatgctgtcttgatgattacagctttgtagtaaaggctaaagtctgggattgtgatgcctcccattttggttttcttcttcaatattactttggctatttggagtctttggtggttccatacaaattttgggattgtttgttctagcttcgagaagaatgctggtgcaattttgattgggattgcattgaatgtgtagatcgctttgggtagtattgacattttaacaatatttattcttccagttcatgagcacgggatgtttttctgtttgtgtcttcttcactttccttcataagctttctatagttttcagcatacatctgaaaacatcttttacatctttggttaggtttattcctaggtattttatgcttcctggtgcagttgtgaatgggatcagtttctttatttgtctttctgttgcttcattattagtgtataagaatgcaactgatttctgtacattaattttgtatcctgcgactttgctgaattcatatatcaatttTGCAGAGTTTTGGTGGAGCCTATCAGGTTTTCCGTgtaaaatatcatgtcatctgcaaaaagtgaaagtttgacttcatctttgccaattttgatgcctttgatttccttttgttgtctgaatgctgatgctaggacttccaacactatgttaaacaacagtggtgagagtgaatatCCCTGGCGTGTTCCTGGTCTCAGGGGGAATACTCtatttccccattgaagatgatattagccgtgggctttttataaatggcttttatgatgtcgaagtatgttcctcctatcccgactttcttgagggttttaatcaagaaaggatgctgtattttgtcaaatgctttttcttcatctattgacaggatcatatggttcttatcttttcttgtattaatgtgatgtatcacattgattgatttgcgaatattgaaccagccctgcatcccaggaatgaatcccacttgatcatgttgaataattctttttatgtgatattgaattcgatttgctagtatcttattgagaataaagaaggaggtgtggaaaaagaaacaaagataaagttacccagacagagaaactaaaaggcttgattattccagagagagaaaggaaagaagtaggTGTAGAACAtatatcaagagaatggattaaatatgtctgcttaaacaaaccaacaaacagagtaaccagactagaggagggaagagatttgaaggagaaaaggaaggaagaatataaatAGCAAGAATTGTCTGagaattaatccaggcaatgcagcAGTGCTGGTCTGGAGAAGGGGGCTGTCTGGTTCCTCAGTGTCTATCCCACTCCAGTAGATACAGTTACCTGGCACAGAGGAGTGTGGTTTGGTGTAGATGGGTCCCACTTCCACTGTGGACTCTGTGAACTGATCTCTGAGGCCCCACGTTGCTGGTGGTGGGAAGAAAAATGACGACCACCCCGcagtctcttctccacagacTTGGTGTCCCAAATCACTCTGTTCAAGCTGTTCTCACTGTGCTATGGGTGCAGAGGACGCAGTCTGCCTCACTCCACCAACTCCCGTGCCCCAgtgcttggctaggattcaaaccccCCTCTCTGTGCACCCTGATACTGGGGAAGTGTCTCTCCATGCCACCCAATATGTGGTCCCAGCTGGTTTTGTCTTATCCTGCAGCCCTTCAGGAAGGGGACCGCTTTCTCCTACTGCAGACAGCGTCCTGACCTAGCCACTAAGCCTGGGgttggctcccctcctccccaggtgtgtgaACAGGGCAGCCGGCTCCAGTCTGGAGAAAGTCCCACAGTTAGAGATGGGATCCCTCTCTGTCCCAATCGGAGGTTTATCTCTTGTCCACATACAGCCTTAAGCTTCCCcagactctctttctcttccccttgtctctccacagaaggggatcccttcCCTCTGTGCCAGCGTGGCCCATTGTATCTCTCCCAGTCCACAATCACCCACCTATGGCCCCTCAGGTTGTCCCGGTGTCTCCCTGGTAGCAGCttagtctcttttcctcccagactcaaAGTCATTTGGCTTCAAATTTCAAAAACGTTTCTGTGTCTTGACTGTTGAAAATAATGCCTCCTGAACATGGAGATGCAGAGATTTCTTGGAcatattgttttgtttgctatGGATAtgttcccagaagtggaattgctagattatgttctatttttaatttcttgagaaatctccatactattttccatagtgagtGTACCAACTTTCTATTCCCCCAATAGTggacaaaggttcccttttccccacatcttcactagcatttatctcttgtcttttttatgatAGCTATTCAAATTGATGTGATGTGATATATCAATGTGACCTTGGTTTGCATCTTTCTGATGGTTAGCTACATCAGGCACCTTTTTATGCACctgtttgtctttgtttataTTCTCTGGGAAAATGCCAGAGCACTGTACACTGCATCTGGGGTCCATGGACAAGACCAGTCTGCACTGAACCTTCAGGGTCCTAATTGGATATACAATGGTGGGTGCAGAATCACTCTTCTGGCTGAGGTGAGGGTGATGTATTAGTAAAGAGGACACCATGGGAGTGGACAGAAAAAAGAGTAGAAGGAGGCATCTGAAATCCTTTGCTTTGGAAGCTGAAGGTCCTGTTCTTTTGCCCACGTGACTCTGGAAAGCCACTGCCTTGAGGATACCCAAATAAAGATATCCCTTTTTTTGGTGGTATGCCTGCTTGGGGCTATAATGCTAGAGCTGGAGAACAGAATTCAAGAAGTCTTCTTCCATGATACCTAGGGTGTTCTGCTGGAGGAACTGGAGCATGAAAAGTCATGTACAGGCCATTGTGGTTGTCCTCCTGCCCAGAAACAACTTGAAACTGTTAGCAGTATTTCTCTCTTCAGTGTAGGTGGTTAAAAGGGGAGATGGGCTCCAAGaccttgtcatttatttattaactattcACTAAGCTTTTAACCTGATGCCAGGTACCTTGTTGGGCCCATGTGTGGAGCTGAAAATACCAAGAGCTACCTGCCTTCCAGGAACTCAAGTCTAGAGATAGGCAATAGCACAAAAGCAAAggcatgtgaaagaaaaaaagcaaatgatgtGTGCTATGAATGAAGGCTGGAGAGTCATTGGGTAGGAAGGTATGAAAGGCCTCACTGGGGATGACATTGCTGAGAACAGAATGACAAAAGGGAGCTAGACTTGAACAAGTCATCGTGCAGTGTGTCAGGAAGAAGCTACCACTGCTTCAGACACTCACTAACAGAAGCCAGTTTGTCCAGAGGAGGTGAAAAAGGCAGCCAGAGTGGCTGGAGGGAAACTAGGAGGAGagcaaaggggagggaggaggggcagggagaagtgcTGAGGCCTGGTAGAAAGTTATCTGTTGCTCTTCTGTTACTGCATTGTCCCAATACCTTGCACtgtaaaacacatatatttaatacCTCACAAttttttgtggatgaggaaaccagGCACATATTAACTTGGTTCCCCAGCCTCAGGGTATGTCAGAAGCTGCAGCTGTGGCCTCAACTGAGGCtagattggaagaatattttctcccaagttGACTCATATGATTCAGGATGCCATTTGGACTCAGAGCCTGGGTTCCTATGTGTCTTTCAGCCTGGACACTGCCTCAGTTCTCTGCCATGTGAGCCTCTATATAATGGCAGCTCAAAACACTACTTGATTTTTggttaaagaaagataaagaaaaaagggataaagaaaaaggtaaagggaaagaggagagaaatggtACATGAGAGGAAGTAACTAGGAAGTGAAAGACTATTTGAAATTGAAACTTAGACATGACTTTCCATCACATTGGCTGTATCCTATTCGTCAGAAACCAGTCGCTAGCCACTTAGGAGTTACAAAACAATATACCACAAGTCAGCATGGGGAGCCATTGTGAAGGCTGCCCCCTCATAGATTGAAATGAGACAACTGAGTCTCATTCTAAATACAACAGGAAACAACTGGTTTTACTACCATTCTACCCCATCATGGGACCCGTATTAAAATAAGGCCAAGAGGAAGAGTGACTGTTCCATTACTACACTGATGTCTCTTTTGAATAGTACTCCATGCCACATCCcgcccctttttttaattcttccataCTTGATTTTGGGCCTCAGATACACTGGATAACAGCCCacacatattaaatttttttttaagtttatttatttttgagacagagagagacagagcatgaacgggggagggtcagagagagagggagacacagaatcggaagcaggctccaggctctgagccatcagcccagagcccgacgcggggctcgaacccacagaccgcgagattgtgacctgagccgaagtcggacgcttaaccgactgagccacccaggtgccccagcccacacatattataaatattatccaTTTACACCCGATGAGGCTCCTAGGAAGTATATTCTAGCCTGATCCCAACATGCACATTAGGAAACTATGGAATACTTGAGAGACACATTGAGTTAGGACATATAACtggtaaaacaaagaaaaaaagctgaattcaGTTCTGTATCCTCAAAATTAGAACCCTACTTGCATTTCCAGGGAGTTGTGGCTATGGCATTTTTGACTCATTGTTTACAGTTAAGGAGATGACATTGGAGGAGAAAGATAAGCAGTCAACTATCAATAAGGGGTTCTAGATAGGTCTCATTTAAAGAAGGGCCCCAGGTACTGGAATCTTGAAAAAGTGACTTCACTTCCTTGGTGATAGGCTTCAACAGAACTTAGAACTCTGGTAACCAGGTGCCCACATTCTAGAGATGGCCTGCTTTCCAGCTCACTTGCCCAGAGTCACTCTAGAGAACAAAATGTTCTGTTGCTGTATCCCCATTTTCAGGATATGTGGGCTTAAGAAAGCCCAGAGTGAGAAACCTTTATGTCACTGTAGACATCAGCTCAGCCCTCATCTCCGAAGCTGTTGGTCATTTGGCAGGAGGCGCTCACAGGTAACACAAGGTAGCTCAGGGCAGCCCACTGGAGAGCATGCCACAACTCTGATCCTGCCCAGAGCAGGCCTACACCTCTTGCCCCtcattgtgtgtgtctgtgtgtgtgtgtgtgagagagagagagagagagagagagatcaggggaggggacagaggacgaGGGCTATGCCCTTCATGAGCAGAAGCAAGATGTCAGGTGTTGAAAGCCTAGCACATCTCTCATGTTCATACCCCAGGTCTTGGCAGGCAGGAGAAGATAATTGCTGGGGACCAAGTTCAACTACCTATATGTTAATTACGAGCCCTAGAGTTTCTTCTGGTTTCCTCCTTGCTGGATGTCTTTACAGCTTCCCCTCTTAGCTTGTACTGTAGAGAACACAATTTCTAATGGGGATGTCCCCTTGTGGCAATGTCCAGGGAGGACCCTAAGGTCTCTTGGCCCGACTACGGGGCACTGTACTTGCAGAACTTCACCCAAGATATCTTTGAGGAGATGGTCCATGGCTTCAACTACTGCAGCGCCCTAGATAAGTGTCAGGTGCAGAAGGATACCAAGAATCAGCGCTGCTCTGAGGTAAGAATGGGAAGAGGGTTTTTCACACCCTGCACATAAATATGCACAGGCCTGCACATAAATATGGGGCCAAACCTGAGGCCCTCACATTGTATTTCCACATGAGCGTCCCACAGGCCCAACCACAAAATAATCTGAATATCCAAACCTCTGCCACCAGCTATGTGGTAAGGTAGGAGGATACTCTTTACATATGTTGGAATGGTAGAGAATGCATgtattgtgtatgtattttattttttatattttgatagagaacatatttaatgtttttaattaatcatttttatttatttatttattttttacttttcatgagGCCATGAGTATCTTTGCATTTTactgctgttttattattttacctacTTGCCCCAGATATCCTGGGTAGCACTCAGCTCCACTGTCCTTGCAGAACTTCTCCAAGCCCTTACATATCATCACACAAAACAGGGTGATTTAACACAAAATTAAGGGTGGGATGAAGCCATTCTATATGTTTCTGTAATGTCTTGTCTCTCAGAACACATTAAATTATTGTAGGCCCACCAAGTCATGAGCTGTGTTCTTATATGTCTTCATAATATTCCATAAAGGAGGTTGTGTGCCACTGTTTCAGCCTTTCAAGTCTGTTGGAACTTGACAGGATTCAATTCTGTTTTCATGTCAACAGTGATGCAGGGAAAATCTTAAGTGTCCTAAAAGAATGTTTTAGGTTGCTAGATCTGCCATAACATGGAAGCACTAATTGGGTGGAAGGACTTTGATGCCTCCTGGCTGAGATACCTGCCTCTGTCTTTTAAGAGTTTCACCCAGGAAATCTTTGATGAGCTGCTCTAAGGATTAAATTCCATCTCCCTTGACAAGCAGCAGGTGCATCAGTCCAGCAACAACATCAAGTGCTGGTATAGGGTGAGAACAGGTCCAGATTCATGTCCTTTCTCGGGACCCAGAGATGATCAGGGTAAGCCTGGAACCCAGACTACAATTGACTGGCTCCCTGGGGCCTGCTGAAGAAGGTGGTTTCCCCCAGAAACTTTCTCCCTATCAGGAACAGACCAAGCCTCATTAGCTTAGAGGAAATGCAGCCCATGCTTTTGACAATTCTCAGGACTAACCTATATGATCTTGAGCAGCATTCGAAATTCTaaccctctgttttctcatatCTACAGTAGGGATGTTTACTGATGACTCACTGGCATAATGCTCTTAATATAGGCTATTAAAAGAAGTGCTATTGTTGCTCAGCTAAGAGAATGCTTGGGAGTTACCAATGGTTTATCATTTCCCCCATAAAACCAATTGCAATTTTAAGCCTAGAACCTTATTCTGTGTGGGCACCCGAGTCCCTTCTCTTTCACAAGTTCCCAAAGGGATGGGGGTCTTTGGTCTGAGAACCAGACCCTGATCTTCCTGGTAGTTCATGGCATTGAAGCTGACTACATGCCCCTCCTTGTCTACCCGGTGTTAAAAGGAATCAACCCTGTCCCTGGATGAGGCCTGTACAATGCTGAAGCTCAAGGAAGGCACAATGGAAAATTTTTTACAGTCCCTGCTACAATCACCTTTCCAGGATAGAAACATCTCAAACATCACAACCATTTTCTGCATATACCAGGTGTTCCCCATGGCCCAATTAGTCCTGGGACAGCAGTTCAAAAGGTGAGTGCTTGCCTCATACACAGCACAGGGGGGAGCCTCCCATTTACTACTTGTGTATCTTGGGAATGTCACTGCACCTCTATGagcttcactttcctcttctggaagTGCGGTGGTAAGAGGATGAACCTCACAGTGTCAACTGTAGTAAACTATGGGAGAAAACATGGCATGGGCTTATCTGGTGCCTGACTCTGTAGAAAGGGCTGCTGGACATGCTGAGTATCTTTAGGTTtaatagttctctctctctccagtgaaGAAGCTCTCAACCTCAACCCTCGCAGGCCTGTGGCACTTCTGAATTTAGAAAAGGACATGGAAAGCAGAAGTTGTCCTGTTTGCAAAGGACTTCTGAGATTCTATCTAGCTGGGCttggtatttttcctttatatggCCAGACTAGGGCTtgctgggggacaggcagaggcaCCCATGGCCCACACAGTTATCTGAAAAGTACTGGTTGGGTTAATTCAATCAACAATATATGTTAATCACCTAGTAATGCAGGCACTTTTCTAGTCACTAAGATAATTCAGTGAATAAAGTAGACACAATGCCTTGGTGTCAATTCTAGTCAGAGAGTAGGCAATCACTCTACACTCATGTCCTTGGTTCATTATATGTGACATTTTCATGGCGTCCTCTGGGTATGAAAGGATTGTCCCTTATTTGACCATTATGACAGACTACAAGACCAAGTAAACATGAGTGGGTCTTCAGGTTCAGTAGGAGGGCCTCCTGCATCCACAGAGCAGCATAAGAGACTATAGGGGTTGTGGCTGGAGGAGGACTTTCAGAACCATGGAACTCACAGATCTCTTGATTTCCATAGGAGGGCTTATGTTTGGGGGCTTCCTGTGAAGAAGCAAATGAGTCAAAGAGAGCTGTGGATGGGGCCCCAAAACTTCTGGGAAGCAGAGCACAGTCTGGGTTCAGTTGGTGCCTAAGAGACCCATCCCTTCTACTGTTCTATCTGGCTCTGCCTGCTTCTCTCCATATCTACCTCTGCTTACCACAGCAACTAGGGCCAAGAACAGAAGGTGTAGTGAGAAGACTGCTCATAAATCGGCCTCAAACGTAAGCCCTATTACTGGTCTTTACTGAGGATGGCATTGACTATGCCCAAGGCCGTGGTGAGAAGAGTATCAGTGAAAAAACCAGACTCACACAGGTTTTCTGGATGACTAGGCCTTCCACTGCAAAGGCGGGGTTGGAAGTGGGCTGGGCCATCCTCTGGGATCCATAGAGAAATAATGATGCTGTGGGAGTACAGTGTGGAATAAAAGGCCAGGCCTCTGATGCTTCTCCACACATGACTCTACCCAGCACCCTCTCTCCCATCTTGAGTACATGGCCTGACCAGAAATTTCAGGATACCTGGCAGTCTCTGAATTTTACCAGTTTCAAAGTAAAGACAGCCTATGTGGATATGAAGCTGCATGACTGGGACCTGAAGAACCACACCGCCCTTATCCTGGTGCATCAGGAAACTCTGGAGCCCACTGAGGCAGAGTCAGATGGTAAAGGGGATTAAAATCTGGGAAGACTAACTGGGGTGGGGTTCATGGGCTGAATATTGTTTTGAAAGCAATGGTACCTGTCCTGTTTTTGGGAAGGCACCTGGAAAGTCAGTTATGTGGATGAACCTTTCTCTTTATCCTGATCCAGTGCCAGCCCCAGGGCTCCTTCCAGTTGCAGAGCCAGAAAAGGGGTCTACTATGGAACTAGAGACAGCGCCAGTTATGTTTCAACCATCACCTCAAGCGTCAGAGCCAGCATCACCTCCATCAGCTGTTCCAGAACTGGAACAAGTGTTAACATCTTCTTCAGCATATGTGCCAGGTCCACAGCTACAATCAGCTCAATCATCAGCTTTACTTAGAATTTTAACTCCAGCTCTAAAAATAGAGACAGAGCCAACTCCAGCGCCAGAGCCTTCCTGCCACGGGCATGTGACCCCAAAGAACCAGCTGAATGAGGAGAAACCCAGCCTCATGGACTTCCCTCCCAAGCTGGTGGCAGAGCAGCTAACCTACATAGATGCGGTAAGAAGC
Protein-coding sequences here:
- the LOC122215895 gene encoding ral guanine nucleotide dissociation stimulator-like isoform X1, encoding MACFPAHLPRVTLENKMFCCCIPIFRICGLKKAQSEKPLCHCRHQLSPHLRSCWSFGRRRSQNFTQDIFEEMVHGFNYCSALDKCQVQKDTKNQRCSEESTLSLDEACTMLKLKEGTMENFLQSLLQSPFQDRNISNITTIFCIYQVFPMAQLVLGQQFKSTLSPILSTWPDQKFQDTWQSLNFTSFKVKTAYVDMKLHDWDLKNHTALILVHQETLEPTEAESDVPAPGLLPVAEPEKGSTMELETAPVMFQPSPQASEPASPPSAVPELEQVLTSSSAYVPGPQLQSAQSSALLRILTPALKIETEPTPAPEPSCHGHVTPKNQLNEEKPSLMDFPPKLVAEQLTYIDAELFKKVLPHQCLGSIWSKRNKPGNEHLAPTVCATVTQFNSVVNCVITTCLGNPRMIAQDRAMVVEHWIKVAKACQIMRNYSSLHAILSALQSASIYRLKKTWEKVSRKSFQKFKKLCTEDNPQRRELFLKEWPSKWATLMMSLQRAQKRLQKKGVVPFLGTFLTDMVMLDTAMEDYLKGDEINHKKKTKEYKVMKEIMLLQVAADNYTLEPKEQFRAWFQAVERLSEDESYILSCQLEPQS
- the LOC122215895 gene encoding ral guanine nucleotide dissociation stimulator-like isoform X2; this encodes MVHGFNYCSALDKCQVQKDTKNQRCSEESTLSLDEACTMLKLKEGTMENFLQSLLQSPFQDRNISNITTIFCIYQVFPMAQLVLGQQFKSTLSPILSTWPDQKFQDTWQSLNFTSFKVKTAYVDMKLHDWDLKNHTALILVHQETLEPTEAESDVPAPGLLPVAEPEKGSTMELETAPVMFQPSPQASEPASPPSAVPELEQVLTSSSAYVPGPQLQSAQSSALLRILTPALKIETEPTPAPEPSCHGHVTPKNQLNEEKPSLMDFPPKLVAEQLTYIDAELFKKVLPHQCLGSIWSKRNKPGNEHLAPTVCATVTQFNSVVNCVITTCLGNPRMIAQDRAMVVEHWIKVAKACQIMRNYSSLHAILSALQSASIYRLKKTWEKVSRKSFQKFKKLCTEDNPQRRELFLKEWPSKWATLMMSLQRAQKRLQKKGVVPFLGTFLTDMVMLDTAMEDYLKGDEINHKKKTKEYKVMKEIMLLQVAADNYTLEPKEQFRAWFQAVERLSEDESYILSCQLEPQS